From the genome of Haloterrigena sp. KLK7, one region includes:
- a CDS encoding helix-turn-helix domain-containing protein has protein sequence MSATNSPKRGWPATDDAIDAGAVLGALDDDACRAILEATSEESLTATELSEQCDIPMSTAYRKVEKLTEAELVEERVRINTSGKHATEYRKSFDDVHVSIDDGEVAIEMTKPDAETDASANYAVADD, from the coding sequence ATGTCCGCTACGAACTCACCCAAGCGAGGATGGCCCGCAACCGACGACGCGATCGACGCCGGCGCAGTGCTCGGCGCGTTAGACGACGACGCCTGCCGCGCCATCCTCGAGGCGACGAGCGAGGAGTCGCTGACCGCGACGGAACTGTCCGAGCAGTGCGACATCCCGATGTCGACGGCCTACCGGAAGGTCGAGAAGCTGACGGAGGCCGAACTGGTCGAGGAGCGCGTCCGGATCAACACCTCCGGCAAGCACGCGACCGAGTACCGCAAGTCCTTCGACGACGTCCACGTCTCGATCGACGACGGCGAGGTCGCCATCGAGATGACGAAACCCGACGCCGAAACCGACGCCAGCGCGAACTACGCCGTCGCCGACGACTGA
- a CDS encoding pyridoxamine 5'-phosphate oxidase family protein — MAIDQETDMADAEIDDFLGQHETGVLSLARTDDPYAIPISYGYDDAERVFYMRLVSTPESEKREFLESSPAARLVVYDEQDSTYRSVIATGNLEDIPPAELTPDQIAQYGEAKRPLFEIWAQGKEDLDIELYRLDPDSLDGRRTEVDREG; from the coding sequence ATGGCTATCGATCAGGAGACCGACATGGCCGACGCGGAGATCGACGACTTCCTCGGTCAGCACGAGACGGGGGTGTTATCGCTCGCGCGCACGGACGACCCCTACGCGATTCCGATCTCGTACGGGTACGACGACGCCGAGCGAGTGTTCTATATGCGGCTGGTATCGACGCCGGAGAGCGAGAAGCGGGAGTTCCTCGAGTCCTCGCCGGCGGCGCGGCTCGTCGTCTACGACGAGCAGGATTCGACCTATCGGAGCGTCATCGCGACGGGGAATTTAGAGGACATTCCGCCCGCGGAGTTGACGCCGGACCAGATCGCCCAGTACGGGGAGGCGAAGCGACCGCTGTTCGAGATCTGGGCGCAGGGCAAGGAAGATCTGGATATCGAACTCTACCGGCTCGATCCGGACTCGCTCGACGGACGGCGAACCGAAGTCGATCGCGAGGGGTGA
- a CDS encoding aldehyde ferredoxin oxidoreductase family protein, which yields MTELGGFQDNVARIDLSDEEVNYESIDDEDAEKYIGARGLGVKYVFEQGPDVDPLGPDNLLAFMNGPLSGTQVTMSGRIAVCTKSPLTGTVTDSHHGGWSGARLKWAGFDGLLFEGQADEPVYAVVEDGEVELRDASHLWGKGVHETRDIIEDEVEGAFGKNLSIMGIGPAGENLVRFGNIMNEDDRASGRGGTGCVAGSKNLKAVVVKSGTKMPKPADKETFMEGHQQAMQAIQESEVTAPNEGGLSMYGTNVLMNVTEEMDGHPTKNGVYTSGNAYNESEPDRPHDLDADRISGENVRENILVDEPTCHSCPVACKKEVEVDVMHKGEELNVRMESYEYESAWALGTNSANDDRDQIALMIDRCNDFGMDTIDTGNMLAMAMEMSEKGYVDETIDWGDTEQMVEMIERIARRDGELPDALAEGAEGAAERFDAHDCRLDVKGETIAAYDPRCLKGMGIGYATSNRGACHLRGYTPAAEILGIPEKVDPYEWEGKGELTAQFQDLHAISDSFDICKFNAFAEGIEEYVAQYNGMTGRDVDEDELLEAGERIYNLERYYNNLVGFDGSDDSLPERFLEDGIHGQGASEGEYCELEEMKGEYYDHRGWVDGVVPDEKLDDLGIDIGPGTGVSAGDSPAAADD from the coding sequence ATGACTGAACTCGGTGGATTCCAAGACAACGTCGCACGTATCGATCTGAGCGACGAGGAGGTGAACTACGAGTCGATCGACGACGAGGACGCGGAGAAGTATATCGGAGCGCGCGGTCTCGGGGTGAAGTACGTCTTCGAACAGGGCCCCGACGTCGATCCGCTCGGGCCGGACAACCTCCTTGCCTTCATGAACGGACCGCTGTCGGGAACGCAGGTGACGATGAGCGGCCGGATCGCCGTCTGCACGAAATCGCCCCTGACGGGGACCGTCACGGACAGCCACCACGGCGGCTGGTCCGGTGCTCGGCTGAAGTGGGCGGGTTTCGACGGCCTGCTGTTCGAGGGACAGGCCGACGAACCGGTCTACGCCGTCGTCGAGGACGGCGAGGTCGAACTCCGGGACGCCTCCCACCTCTGGGGGAAGGGCGTCCACGAGACCCGCGATATAATCGAGGACGAAGTCGAGGGGGCCTTCGGCAAGAACCTCTCGATCATGGGGATCGGTCCCGCGGGCGAGAACCTCGTTCGCTTCGGGAACATCATGAACGAGGACGATCGGGCCTCCGGCCGGGGCGGCACGGGCTGTGTCGCCGGGTCGAAGAATCTCAAGGCGGTCGTCGTGAAATCGGGGACGAAGATGCCCAAACCGGCGGACAAGGAGACGTTCATGGAGGGCCACCAGCAGGCGATGCAGGCCATCCAGGAGTCGGAGGTCACCGCACCGAACGAGGGCGGCCTCTCGATGTACGGGACGAACGTCCTGATGAACGTCACGGAGGAGATGGACGGCCATCCGACGAAGAACGGGGTCTACACCTCGGGGAACGCCTACAACGAGAGCGAACCCGACCGACCGCACGACCTTGACGCCGACCGGATCAGCGGCGAGAACGTCCGTGAGAACATCCTCGTCGACGAGCCGACCTGTCACTCCTGTCCGGTCGCCTGCAAGAAGGAGGTCGAAGTCGACGTGATGCACAAGGGCGAGGAGCTGAACGTCCGGATGGAGTCCTACGAGTACGAGTCCGCCTGGGCGCTCGGGACGAACTCGGCCAACGACGACCGAGACCAGATCGCCCTCATGATCGACCGCTGTAACGACTTCGGGATGGACACCATCGACACGGGCAACATGCTCGCGATGGCCATGGAGATGAGCGAGAAGGGGTACGTCGACGAGACGATCGACTGGGGCGACACCGAGCAGATGGTCGAGATGATCGAGCGGATCGCCCGCCGCGACGGCGAACTCCCCGACGCGCTCGCGGAGGGCGCCGAGGGCGCGGCCGAGCGGTTCGACGCCCACGACTGCCGACTGGACGTCAAAGGCGAAACCATCGCCGCCTACGACCCCCGCTGTCTGAAGGGGATGGGGATCGGCTACGCGACCAGCAACCGCGGGGCCTGTCACCTGCGGGGCTACACGCCCGCGGCGGAGATCCTGGGGATCCCGGAGAAGGTCGACCCCTACGAGTGGGAGGGCAAAGGCGAGCTCACCGCCCAGTTCCAGGACCTCCACGCCATCTCGGACAGCTTCGACATCTGCAAGTTCAACGCCTTCGCCGAGGGGATCGAGGAGTACGTCGCCCAGTACAACGGGATGACCGGCCGCGACGTCGACGAGGACGAACTCCTCGAGGCCGGCGAGCGCATCTACAACTTGGAGCGCTACTACAACAACCTCGTCGGCTTCGACGGCAGTGACGACTCGCTGCCCGAGCGCTTCCTCGAGGACGGGATCCACGGCCAGGGCGCTTCCGAAGGCGAGTACTGCGAACTCGAGGAGATGAAGGGGGAGTACTACGACCACCGCGGCTGGGTCGACGGCGTCGTTCCCGACGAGAAACTCGACGATCTCGGTATCGACATCGGCCCCGGCACGGGCGTCTCCGCGGGCGACTCGCCGGCGGCGGCCGACGACTGA
- a CDS encoding ABC transporter ATP-binding protein: protein MSLHLDSVGKRYGDGLWGVRDVDLELDTGIHGLLGPNGAGKSTLMRIITTVAEPTTGTVTWNGTDVAESPDVVREVLGYLPQDFGVYPDLTAAEFLEYVAALRGLDRETANARIDELLALTGVEHARDRKLRTFSGGMRQSVGIAQALLNDPDLLVVDEPTVGLDPEKRVQVRNLLSSVASDRVVLLSTHIVPDVEATAKRVALLDDGELLAHTDPESLIDATDGKVYELLAPRDDLERLRDRYRVSSTVQQADGVRVRLVADERPTPDAEPVTPTLEDAYLNHVGPRAIEVT from the coding sequence ATGAGTCTCCATCTCGACTCCGTCGGAAAGCGCTACGGAGACGGCTTGTGGGGCGTCCGGGACGTGGATCTCGAGTTAGATACGGGCATCCACGGACTGCTCGGACCGAATGGGGCCGGCAAGTCGACGCTGATGCGCATTATTACGACGGTCGCGGAGCCGACCACGGGAACCGTCACTTGGAACGGAACCGACGTCGCCGAGTCGCCGGACGTCGTCAGGGAGGTGCTCGGCTATCTCCCGCAGGACTTCGGCGTCTATCCTGATCTGACCGCCGCGGAGTTTCTCGAGTACGTGGCCGCGCTGCGCGGGCTGGATCGGGAGACGGCCAACGCTCGAATCGACGAACTGCTCGCGCTGACGGGCGTCGAGCACGCGCGGGATCGGAAGCTCCGCACCTTTTCCGGCGGGATGCGCCAGAGCGTCGGCATCGCACAGGCGCTGCTCAACGACCCCGACCTGCTGGTCGTCGACGAACCGACCGTCGGACTCGATCCCGAAAAGCGGGTGCAGGTTCGGAACCTGCTGTCCTCGGTGGCCAGCGACCGCGTCGTTCTCCTCTCGACGCACATCGTTCCCGACGTCGAGGCGACGGCCAAGCGAGTCGCGCTGCTCGACGACGGCGAGCTGTTGGCCCACACCGATCCCGAATCGCTCATCGACGCCACCGACGGCAAGGTCTACGAACTGCTGGCTCCCCGCGACGACCTCGAACGACTGCGCGATCGGTACCGGGTTTCGAGTACCGTCCAGCAGGCCGACGGCGTCCGTGTGCGACTCGTCGCTGACGAGCGCCCGACTCCCGACGCCGAACCGGTGACCCCGACGCTCGAGGACGCCTATCTCAACCACGTTGGACCGCGAGCGATAGAGGTGACGTAG
- a CDS encoding helix-turn-helix domain-containing protein: MPSGIRAEIKIDDPADCVVTAASAAASGRVLSVSRSTNPDAPERVTEEFMLEAEEYPDAFDVDADVDIAPVFSYGSSEVYRFSRELGRGCPCECIERHDSPLVDVRTKGASLYLTFHASDMHGLQAIIGDLKERYANLDVQRLLQSQQDHDERNLVFVDRSTLTARQLEVLETAHRMGYFEHPKRANAGEVAEELGITSTTFTEHLAAAQTKLLDAILEYDD, encoded by the coding sequence ATGCCCTCGGGGATTCGAGCGGAGATCAAGATCGACGATCCGGCCGACTGCGTCGTCACGGCGGCCTCGGCGGCGGCGAGCGGTCGCGTCCTCTCCGTCTCGAGGAGCACGAACCCGGACGCGCCCGAGCGCGTGACCGAGGAGTTCATGCTCGAGGCCGAAGAGTATCCCGACGCGTTCGACGTGGACGCCGACGTCGACATCGCGCCGGTCTTCTCCTACGGCTCGAGCGAGGTGTATCGGTTCAGTCGCGAACTGGGCCGGGGCTGTCCCTGCGAGTGTATCGAACGCCACGACTCGCCGCTGGTCGACGTCCGCACGAAGGGGGCGTCGCTGTACCTGACCTTCCACGCGTCGGACATGCACGGCCTACAGGCGATCATCGGCGATCTCAAGGAGCGGTACGCGAACCTCGACGTCCAGCGGCTGCTGCAGTCCCAGCAGGACCACGACGAGCGCAACCTCGTCTTCGTCGACCGGAGCACGCTGACCGCCCGGCAGCTCGAGGTCCTCGAGACGGCCCACCGGATGGGCTACTTCGAGCACCCGAAGCGAGCCAACGCCGGCGAGGTCGCCGAGGAACTCGGGATCACCAGCACGACGTTCACCGAGCACCTCGCGGCCGCGCAGACGAAACTGCTCGATGCGATCCTCGAGTACGACGACTGA
- a CDS encoding ABC transporter permease, whose translation MAPVLETVPTAIRIARADFLQRTRSRRFLLVLAIVAYVGHQLNVGTFELLYQDTVDGATVDYRGEPTAPYVGLTTGLTGATFLLFFGYYVLASSLERDRSTGFDELLASTPVSDRTYLLGKWLSHVGVVAAVLATLAAAALVNHAVHGVGSTDPVWIVGAVFLVGFPIGCFVAGVTLVFQSTDRLRGTAGNVTYFFGAVALLSLVAAAFAGDDGATSSIPVWIRAVDSIGLVAAGEMTFDALLAVAPDYDGPPVANYGTGTIDGEVVTYEWNGGSWPAWFYANRLGLALAGAGLALAATLPYDRYAPRDESPGRTFGDRLGRFVPSVLSREDADGSDATDPADVSLTPVTDRSAGGFGRLFVQELKLLTRGHARWWYIGAAVIAIIGLTSAAPPEAIVSAAAIWPLFVWSGMGYRSVAHRMTPFIVSSKQPYRQLLAEWAAGAAVTAAFLGVAIWPTVLEAGLEGLLVIVGAVLFVPSVAQAFGLWSRTRRVFELGYLALWYAGPLNGVAPIDFAGATTETVGTATPLLFGAVGLVALGTALGHRYLRT comes from the coding sequence ATGGCCCCGGTCCTCGAGACGGTTCCGACCGCGATCCGTATCGCTCGAGCCGATTTCCTTCAGCGGACCCGATCCCGGCGGTTTCTGCTCGTCCTGGCGATCGTCGCGTACGTCGGCCACCAGCTGAACGTCGGGACGTTCGAGCTGTTGTACCAGGATACCGTCGACGGAGCCACCGTCGACTACCGAGGCGAGCCGACCGCACCGTACGTCGGGCTGACGACCGGGCTCACCGGGGCGACGTTCCTGCTGTTTTTCGGCTACTACGTTCTCGCGAGTTCGCTCGAGCGCGATCGATCGACGGGGTTCGACGAACTCCTCGCGAGCACGCCCGTGAGCGACCGCACCTATCTCTTGGGCAAGTGGCTCAGTCACGTCGGCGTCGTCGCGGCGGTCCTCGCGACGCTGGCCGCGGCTGCGCTCGTCAATCACGCCGTTCACGGCGTCGGCTCGACCGACCCGGTCTGGATCGTCGGTGCGGTCTTTCTGGTCGGGTTTCCGATCGGTTGTTTCGTCGCCGGCGTGACGCTCGTCTTTCAGTCGACCGACCGGCTGCGCGGCACGGCCGGGAACGTGACGTACTTCTTCGGCGCGGTCGCGCTGTTGTCGCTGGTAGCGGCAGCGTTCGCGGGGGACGATGGTGCAACGTCATCGATTCCGGTCTGGATTCGGGCCGTCGACTCGATCGGGCTCGTCGCGGCCGGCGAGATGACGTTCGACGCGTTGCTCGCGGTCGCTCCCGACTACGACGGTCCACCGGTCGCGAACTACGGGACCGGCACGATCGACGGCGAAGTCGTCACGTACGAGTGGAACGGCGGCTCCTGGCCCGCGTGGTTCTACGCGAATCGCCTCGGGCTCGCGCTGGCGGGCGCCGGACTGGCGCTCGCGGCGACCCTGCCGTATGACCGATACGCACCGCGCGACGAATCGCCGGGTCGTACTTTCGGCGACCGGCTCGGTCGGTTCGTTCCGTCCGTCCTCTCCCGCGAGGACGCGGACGGGTCCGACGCGACCGATCCCGCGGACGTCTCGTTGACGCCGGTTACCGACCGCTCGGCCGGCGGATTCGGACGGCTGTTCGTTCAGGAACTCAAGCTCCTGACTCGCGGCCACGCCCGCTGGTGGTATATCGGAGCAGCGGTCATCGCTATCATCGGACTCACCAGTGCCGCGCCGCCCGAGGCGATCGTCTCGGCCGCGGCGATCTGGCCGCTGTTCGTCTGGTCGGGGATGGGCTACCGGTCGGTCGCCCACCGGATGACGCCCTTCATCGTTTCCTCGAAACAGCCGTATCGACAACTCCTCGCGGAGTGGGCCGCCGGCGCGGCCGTGACGGCGGCGTTTCTGGGCGTCGCCATCTGGCCGACCGTCCTCGAGGCGGGTCTCGAGGGACTGCTCGTGATCGTCGGTGCGGTGCTGTTCGTCCCCTCGGTCGCCCAGGCGTTCGGCCTCTGGAGCCGGACGCGACGGGTGTTCGAACTCGGTTATCTCGCGCTCTGGTACGCCGGCCCGCTGAACGGCGTCGCTCCAATCGACTTCGCCGGGGCGACGACCGAAACCGTCGGTACCGCGACGCCGCTGCTGTTCGGTGCCGTCGGGTTGGTCGCGCTCGGCACCGCGCTGGGACATCGGTATCTCCGGACGTAG
- a CDS encoding FmdB family zinc ribbon protein: MSRYEFNCPECGQAIEVNEEMREATLEHGCPVCGADVTTADFAAEQQTN, from the coding sequence ATGAGCAGATACGAATTCAACTGTCCCGAATGCGGCCAAGCGATCGAGGTCAACGAGGAGATGCGCGAGGCCACGCTCGAACACGGGTGTCCGGTCTGCGGTGCCGACGTCACGACCGCGGACTTCGCCGCCGAGCAACAGACGAACTGA